The window CCTGTGACGGATTCGCCGCTCACCCCCACCGCCCGACAAACTGTAACTCAGTACCTGCAGATGGATTTGCGCATACCAACGTCGCACATGCGACGCATGATGACGGACACGTGTCGCCGGAACTCTTACCGCCGTGCGaggctttcttctccttgagcgcctgcgcgaaaATTCGCCTCAGCTGCTCGTTGTCACTCGCTGCTCCCCAATCAGCCGAGGCATCAGAAGAACGAGAGGCCAGTGGAAAAGAAGAAACAGAAGAAGTGGATGGGCAAGGAAGCGACGAACCGGTCAGGGGAGAAGATGAGGCGGGAGAGAAGAtggacgacgacgacagaAAAGACGTTCCCGAGGGAAGAAAGGAAGGGGCTCGTGCGTCCTCAGCGGCGGATGAAGCCGAATGAGAAGCGGAACGTAGAGCAGGCAAAAGGGGAAATTCGGCGGACGAGAATAGGCAGTTCTTCAGGTGGCCGTCCGCAGTCAATCTGCAAATGAGAAAAGCAAAACAGACACGGATATTCATGAGTTTCTGCACACAGTCACACTCCCTCCATGTAAACTGTCGAAGGCATATGCACAGTCTTGATTTCCATACCACAGGCACCGTAACTTACCCCCGGCTACGGATCTATGAATTTGCATATGCGCTTTTGATAAGTCGGGCATGCAGACACGCTCTACGCTGACGTACAAGCAGTTTATCAGCAGCGCTGTCGGATGGATTCTTAGGTTTGCCCAGatcgctctcgctctccaaACATGTCATGACATGCAGGCGCCGTCCGCGTAGATCAGACTAAACCTATTGACCGAGAGGATCTGCATGAGCACCAGCCACCTAAGTATACCCACTTCCATATCTAAGCACACCACATCTCAGATGGCATTCGTGTTGCTTGGAATCATACCTCAGTCGCGTGCACGTTGAGCAGAACGCATCGCTCATGGAGGAGATGATTCCGATGCAGCCTGCGTGTCCAGGAATGTAGAAGAGTGACGCGCTTTCTCCTCGTTTCTCGCACCtccgcgtttcttctctgcatccttgctctgcgtgtgcgcttCCGTTTCCATGATTTTCCTCAAAACTCTCTCCAGCTCGTGTCTTTATGCAACTTGATCGTCCCTCCTTTGGgctcgctccgcgcggctgcgctctgCCTGCATCGCACTGACCTCCTTCAACTCCTTCCACTTGTTCTCGGTCACGGTCGCCGCCACTCGCGAAGTTCGTTTTCTTTGGCACTGGCTGCAGCGAGGGGAACGCCTGCCGGAGTCGCGCGAGAATCTCATCCTTCGTGACAACTGCGTCAGCGTCCCACCCTGAAACAACGGAGACGTCGAAGCCATGCAAAGCTTCAGAAAACTCAACTTCCGTATGCGTCGATCACCGTGCATGCTCCTCTCAGTTTCAGTCTATCAACCGAGCTCCGTGAAGCGCATTGCGCGGCGTGTGCAAACTTCGCTTTCGGTGCGCTGCTAAGACGCGAACGACAGGCCTCACACTCGCGAAGTGTAAACAGAGAGCTCCCAGGATTCTACGCCGAAAGCAAGCAAGATACGGTTGAATACTTCTCGATGTCCTAAGCTCCAGAATAGACTGgttgcatgcgcggctgGAGCCTCTCAATGGTTTGTAGCCTTGGTTCCGTTGCTTCGGTTTACCGTTGCCTTGGAAAGGCATGAACTCGATAAAGCGGACGTGAATCGCGAGGTCTTTCGTAAGCGCTGCAAATGCCTCGATTTCCTGAAGAAAAGTGGAAAACAGAAACGAGTTAGTAGGCGGCCTCGTTATTGTctcacgccgcggcgggtgcTTCCAGATGCGTTGGCGTCGCGTAGTTGTTGATAACGCGTGTTTCTTATCGTCCCGCGGAAGGCTTCACAGTGTCCAAGGGAACTGTTTCCGCTCTGGTTGACAACGAAAAGCATATTCCACGATGCCTACATTCCGTCCGTGTTGTGCGTGGCGCATCTGGTGTTCAACTATGGTTCGCGCTGTCTCTGAGTTCCCATGGTGTGCTGTGTTTCTCTTGGGTTCTTTTCTGCCTTTCCCTCAGTCTATCATACGCCAGATGTTCTAGTGTGGTGACTCTGCATCATGTCTGTGTCCGTACGGCGCCCCCACAGATCTCTTGTTTCCCATTTCCCGCGTGCTATTTTTTCGCGCTTCCGCCTGTCtgcgcccttcgccgcggcaccCCTGAGGATGGTGTGGGTTTTCTGTCTCTTggcagagcgccgccgcctcgtttTTCTGGCGTGAAAGCATATTGGGCGTGCCTCATTACATCGTCGTTCACGCCGCGGAGTAAGACGACGTTCAGCTTCACCACGCAGAAGTCCTCAGCCAGAAGTTGCATGATTCCCTGAAGtcagcgcctccgcagcaaaGAATCGATGCAAGCATTCTGCATCTATTTGGAATTTCAGCTAAGCTGCATGATGCATATTCTTTGAATCGCCGCAGACATAAGCTCGGCGCACTTAGTGCCGTGGAGAAGTTGAGCGAAAGACAGACAGTGCCGCGCACGTCTCCATGCAGAACGTAAGCGTACAAAAATCCCACGCACCTGCCAAACGCGGTTGAACGCGTTAATTCCAGTGATTCGAGAGTAGCGCTCCGCGTTTAAGCTATCGAGGCTGCGAAACGCGCAAGAACCCGAGCAGGAAAAACGGCCTTCAGTTGAACACAGATCGCTAGTTCGTCGAGTCGACAGCATTCGATGGAGACAGCGTGTCACCAGCTCACAAACAATTCACGTCTACACTTATGTCAGAAAACAAGGGCTGATAGCGGCGCATCGACGGAAGTAGCCGTGCCTGCCACCCCAAGTCCCTGGCGCACGCGGAATTGTAGATCCTCACATTTGAGGTCTCCTGCTACGCTGCCTCCAGACTCAGTTCCGAACAGAGACATCCACGTGCAGTAGAGTGCCGATTTGTGCCGCTAATGCTCCTCTAGTAAGAGGCACCTTCCTAGGTctgtgtgcgcatgcagatccCTCGATTTCGTTTCCGCCGTAGCCAAAAATTATCGCTAGGACCGCGCGAAGAGATAGTGCGAGATGGTAGTGGGCTAGACAGTGATATGTAGGCAGGAAGCTCGGTTTTACAATGAACGGGTTGCCTCCTCACCTCACGTTAACAGCATTCACGCGGGCCCCTTTGAGCTGCGGAAGAACtctgaggaggcgcaggccgttCGTCGTCAATGCGAGAGTCTCCAAGCCAGGCAACCCCGCCAAGCGGTGAAGAATTGAAGCAAAGTCCCGCCGCACAGTCGGCTGCACGCAAAGCCATCAAGGCAAAacaggacgcagaggaccCCCGAGCGCAACTAGGCATGCATACGTGATTCCTTGTCCGCGGGTCGATTTCTGCAATAAGAAATAAAatctgcgccagcgccgcaagCGGGGGGACCGATGCTCCTTTCAGGCACTAGAAAAGCCCTGAGCTTGGATTCTTGCGCTGGTGAGTAGGCAAGACTACCTGGTTGGACTCAGCGATGCAAATGCATATATCATCGATCTGCGTGCACACATGAATGCGAATGACGACACTATGCCTCAATCTGTGCGCGCGTGTATCCGGACACGCGAGGAATCGCGGACTGTGGGCGCAAGCGAAAccgcgggagaggagagcgtgGCTGAAAAACGCGAGGGCCTTGAAAGCACAGGAGAAGTAGAAATGGGAACTCACCTCCCCTCCTGTCAGGCGGATTTTCATGCCTCCGTTCTccaaaaaaaaagaagcaaCGCGGACGATCTGAAAACCCATACGAAGGCCGAACCAACCGACCTATTGGCTCATGGTTACAAATGTACCTATTTGTGCGAATATACACGGATCTGGTGCCGTGTGAGCAAGCCAGCAAAAAGACGCCCACTCCTGAACGGGTAATTTGATGTCGACTTAGGCGTCTGCCTCTACACCTGCCTCAGGCCTGTCTGCGAGCACGCGCGTCAACTCTTTCTCGTCGGTAAACTAGTAACATGGTTGCCATCCGGCCTTCAAACAGCATGCACGCAGGGGTGGGGACGTCCCTTGCACTCATCCTGCCATATTCAAAAATGTGTGTAAATGTGTGAATATGTAGATCTACGGAAGCACAGGCAGTCAACAACGCCCTTCGCAGCATGCCTCGGCGACGCCAAAACACAGCGGAAACTCGGCCGAGAGAAATAgcctcgcgtccctctcAATGGATTCCTCCTGACCGCCGTCCCGCCGCCCACCTCGTCGGCTGAGAGAAACCGATTTCTCTCTTCAAGTCGCTTcgaggcaggcgctgaacgagccgaaggagacgccCCGAGATGCGCAGGGCAGGCCCCAGAGGCGAAAGGAGCTCGGGCGGACGCCGCGACGGTCGCGGGGGCCGAGGCCCTCGAcagggaagacgaaggaTAGCTGCAGGGTTTAGAAACCCCGGAACACGAAGAGGGAGGCATAGGCGCGGGCGGGAGACACGGTTGGGAAGAaaccgccgctgcagcacttCTCCGAtggcgagacggcgcgctgGTTTCAACTTGGGGAAGGGACCCGCAGCTCGAAGAGGCTCCACCCGGCGGCGAGCAGTACTGCGAGGTGCAccagagaggaaagaactTGCGCAGCATGTCCAGCTAACTTAGAATGCATGAGCGCCGTTCTCGTTACTGAAATGATGCAGTAATCGTCCACGCACTCAGCTGCCTATTGCGAGACACTTACGAGCCCACGACCGTAATTTCGTAACCCGTATGGTTTGCGAAAGAGTGAatgagacgaggaggagactTGGAAGGAATGGGATGCCTCGCCGACTGCATATGCGACGGAAACATGGATCGTCTCCGCGATATcacccgcgcgcagcggagtGCCGCGTCTCGACGCTGGAAACCTGAATGCGCTGCACCGTCTCGCGGGCCGCCACGTGAGCCTCTCACCTCAGCCCCTTCGGCGTCCATTTTATCCTAGCGgtgctctgctaatgcacttatCACGGTGGTCGTTTGATTGGCACGTAGTCGCCAGTTTACACGCATCCAAGATATAGATATCTATGGCAGGTTGCGCTGAGGCGGCCATCAGGAGAGACACGAAAAACACAAAGACAatgcgagaaagagagcgcgacgcgcagcacaCCCGAGACGAGATGGCTCCTTCGCACTTGATTCGCCTCACCGAGCACTTCATGTTGCAGGTTTCGGTTAGAGAAATTCGCAAGTAGGTGTGTATTCTGCCAAAGGAGTCAACaaggagcgaggcgcgccgttgATGTCCCATGCGtctcgtgtgtctctctgcttccctggcctcgccgccggcctgtCCTTCGGAGGTCTCTGAAGCGGCGGCACCGCCGACCGGCTCCACAGAAGAGGCGCAAgtggcgcagagagacaaagcCGCCGAGGACGAAACAGCAACCGAGGCGGGAAGCGAGAcaaacgcagagagcgaggccgaaggAGATCCAGAGGATGTCGGAAGACGTTGCAGATGAATAGGCTCGCACGGAGCTTCGCAGGAATCTGAGGCAAGCGGCGTAGaagcgacggccgcggaagGGAGGCAGtacggcgacggccgcgctggACAGGATTGCGAAGTTGGAGGCGGCGTCAAACAGCCCACGGACAAATTCAAAGAAGCGCCACCAGGCGGCACGCtaggcagcgagggcgacggcagcggggtcgacgacgaagagggagaatACGGGCGAGCTGCAGGCCCGCGCTTGCTTGCCGTCTCTCGcgggaagaggagagaaggcggcaaaCGAGCGATGCGCGGAAgctctgcgggcgacgcgacgccCCTGTAAGGAAGCCAACCGGTGGCATCAGAGTGTGGGGACGAAGCGGGTCGGAtcaagagaggagaagacaaTTCGGGGGATGCGGGTGAGACGGAAGGCTCATCGGACGAGGATGCAGGAGCACGAGAAGGAGAGTGAGGCG is drawn from Besnoitia besnoiti strain Bb-Ger1 chromosome VI, whole genome shotgun sequence and contains these coding sequences:
- a CDS encoding hypothetical protein (encoded by transcript BESB_066930) — its product is MATRAEISPGSRCPLPATGKNDAWHTRLASFFQKCTTAHASRLRFRPTTAFFSAALLGGGAFSLASSLSAPEASLSLSPLFYPQIYPPRTAVATPLAVGVSSCREASTSARKVSAPHSPSRAPASSSDEPSVSPASPELSSPLLIRPASSPHSDATGWLPYRGVASPAELPRIARLPPSLLFPRETASKRGPAARPYSPSSSSTPLPSPSLPSVPPGGASLNLSVGCLTPPPTSQSCPARPSPYCLPSAAVASTPLASDSCEAPCEPIHLQRLPTSSGSPSASLSAFVSLPASVAVSSSAALSLCATCASSVEPVGGAAASETSEGQAGGEAREAERHTRRMGHQRRASLLVDSFGRIHTYLRISLTETCNMKCSYCSPPGGASSSCGSLPQVETSAPSRHRRSAAAAVSSQPCLPPAPMPPSSCSGVSKPCSYPSSSLSRASAPATVAASARAPFASGACPAHLGASPSARSAPASKRLEERNRFLSADEIVRVASFFLENGGMKIRLTGGEPTVRRDFASILHRLAGLPGLETLALTTNGLRLLRVLPQLKGARVNAVNVSLDSLNAERYSRITGINAFNRVWQGIMQLLAEDFCVVKLNVVLLRGVNDDEIEAFAALTKDLAIHVRFIEFMPFQGNGWDADAVVTKDEILARLRQAFPSLQPVPKKTNFASGGDRDREQVEGVEGGQCDAGRAQPRGASPKEGRSSCIKTRAGESFEENHGNGSAHAEQGCREETRRCEKRGESASLFYIPGHAGCIGIISSMSDAFCSTCTRLRLTADGHLKNCLFSSAEFPLLPALRSASHSASSAAEDARAPSFLPSGTSFLSSSSIFSPASSSPLTGSSLPCPSTSSVSSFPLASRSSDASADWGAASDNEQLRRIFAQALKEKKASHGGMLNVAAHANSRRAMLRIGG